Proteins found in one Cyanobacteria bacterium FACHB-DQ100 genomic segment:
- a CDS encoding alpha/beta hydrolase has translation MSVLILIFCFVSFFISLWIVIPAPIFSLLPLSVGAPEISHWLVLTNTIAALLALFRLKSLSIFIGMLLALSLSLLPAVQLPATVQKATAAIKASLGEIRVLPNFRSAPFVVFDAVRGIPQSEIRRTLNIAVATPDNVPLRMNVYRPMQSGKNPAIVMIYGGAWRTGSPNANEQFSQYMAAQGYTVLTIDYRHAPQYKFPTQIEDIKTGLKFIQQHADEYEVDLDRMAIMGRSAGGHLAMLTAYAIDAFPFRAVVNYYSPVDLIEGYNNPPFPDPIDSRGVLRAFLGGTPVELCDLYRKASPYQQVRSNLPPTLLIYGGHDHVVRSSFGRSLYEKLKQNGNTAIFIEIPWSDHAFDAVFNGSSNQLSLYYTERFLATMLK, from the coding sequence ATGAGTGTTCTGATTCTGATTTTCTGTTTCGTTAGCTTTTTTATTTCACTTTGGATTGTCATTCCGGCTCCGATTTTTTCGCTGTTGCCGTTGAGTGTGGGCGCACCAGAGATTAGTCATTGGCTGGTATTGACGAATACGATCGCCGCTTTGCTTGCCTTATTTCGCCTCAAATCTCTATCAATTTTCATTGGAATGCTGCTTGCTCTGAGTTTGAGTCTGCTTCCTGCTGTACAGCTTCCCGCAACAGTACAAAAAGCGACAGCCGCGATCAAAGCCAGTTTAGGGGAAATTCGCGTTCTACCTAACTTTCGCTCTGCGCCTTTTGTTGTATTCGATGCGGTTCGCGGAATTCCTCAATCTGAGATTCGCCGGACTCTGAATATTGCGGTTGCAACCCCGGATAATGTGCCGCTCAGGATGAATGTTTATCGTCCGATGCAGTCTGGGAAAAATCCAGCGATCGTCATGATCTACGGTGGCGCTTGGAGAACCGGATCGCCAAATGCAAATGAACAATTTAGTCAATATATGGCAGCGCAAGGATACACAGTTTTAACAATCGATTACCGACACGCACCCCAATACAAATTTCCAACTCAGATTGAGGATATTAAAACCGGATTGAAATTCATTCAGCAACACGCAGATGAATACGAAGTCGATCTCGATCGTATGGCAATCATGGGACGATCGGCAGGCGGGCATCTAGCGATGTTAACGGCTTACGCGATTGATGCCTTTCCCTTTCGAGCCGTAGTCAACTACTACAGCCCAGTTGATCTCATTGAAGGCTATAACAATCCACCTTTTCCTGACCCGATTGATAGTCGAGGAGTGTTACGCGCCTTTCTGGGTGGAACTCCAGTAGAGCTTTGCGATCTCTATCGCAAAGCTTCACCGTATCAACAGGTACGATCGAACCTTCCCCCCACATTACTCATCTATGGTGGACATGATCATGTGGTGCGATCGAGTTTTGGTCGTAGCCTGTATGAGAAATTGAAGCAAAATGGCAATACTGCAATATTCATTGAAATTCCGTGGTCGGATCATGCTTTTGATGCAGTCTTTAATGGAAGTAGTAATCAATTATCGCTCTACTATACTGAACGGTTTTTAGCAACAATGCTTAAATAG
- a CDS encoding Uma2 family endonuclease translates to MNSRERHAYINGDIVLITGGTPDHNELAIALAASLRSELRRQPYRVFATDQRLWIPDSSLYTYPDVMVLEKPIQLQLGRTDTVMNPCFVAEVLSKSTQDYDRGEKCVSYRTIESFREYLLIDQYKVQVEHYVKTGAHQWLLTLYSDLNAVISFNVFNIQIKTADLYENIEFTI, encoded by the coding sequence CTGAACTCGCGTGAGCGACACGCTTATATTAACGGGGACATTGTTCTGATCACGGGCGGAACACCGGATCACAATGAATTAGCGATCGCGCTTGCCGCATCTTTAAGATCTGAATTACGAAGACAACCCTATCGCGTCTTTGCCACCGATCAACGGCTTTGGATTCCTGATTCGTCTTTGTACACTTATCCGGATGTGATGGTTTTGGAAAAGCCAATTCAGCTTCAGCTAGGACGCACCGATACGGTTATGAATCCTTGTTTTGTCGCGGAAGTGCTGTCGAAATCAACCCAAGACTACGATCGCGGAGAGAAGTGTGTGTCATATCGCACGATCGAATCTTTTCGCGAGTACCTTTTGATTGATCAGTACAAAGTTCAGGTTGAGCATTACGTTAAAACGGGTGCTCACCAATGGTTACTCACTCTATACAGCGATTTAAATGCTGTTATATCTTTTAATGTCTTCAACATTCAAATCAAAACCGCTGATTTGTACGAGAACATTGAATTTACTATTTAA
- a CDS encoding alpha-E domain-containing protein, producing MLSRVADSIYWMNRYVERAENIARFVDVNLTLLLDSPIGTSQQWKPLVLTTGDLPIFEERYGEASAENVIRFLTFDRAYPNSIISCLNAARENARSVREIISSEMWQQINAFYHFVNDAANEETLNFQTFFSEVKLASHLFAGVASATMTHNDGWHFGLMGRLLERADKTSRIVDVKYFILLPSVKDVGTTLDQLQWIALLRSASAYEMYRKRGLHRITPTSVAEFLVLDREFPRSIRYCIRQAERSLHQITGTPEGTWNTEIERYLGKLRSDLDYLTISDVMESGLHEFLDNLQRRTNEVGIKLSETFFAMQPVN from the coding sequence ATGTTAAGTCGGGTAGCAGATTCGATCTACTGGATGAATCGATATGTAGAACGTGCAGAGAACATTGCGCGATTCGTGGATGTGAATTTGACGTTATTACTAGATTCACCGATCGGAACTTCACAACAATGGAAGCCGTTAGTGCTGACCACAGGCGATTTGCCTATTTTTGAAGAACGATACGGAGAAGCGAGCGCAGAGAACGTAATTCGATTTCTGACGTTTGATCGAGCGTATCCGAATTCGATTATTTCCTGTCTGAATGCAGCGCGGGAGAATGCGCGATCGGTTCGTGAAATTATCTCATCCGAAATGTGGCAGCAAATTAATGCCTTCTATCACTTTGTCAACGATGCTGCAAACGAAGAAACGCTCAACTTTCAAACCTTTTTCAGCGAAGTTAAGTTAGCTAGCCATTTGTTTGCTGGAGTCGCCAGCGCCACGATGACCCACAACGACGGGTGGCACTTTGGATTAATGGGTCGCTTGTTAGAGCGGGCAGATAAAACCAGTCGAATTGTTGATGTGAAGTATTTTATTCTTCTGCCTTCGGTGAAGGATGTCGGCACAACGTTAGATCAGTTGCAGTGGATCGCGTTACTACGATCGGCAAGCGCCTACGAAATGTACCGCAAACGCGGCTTACACCGGATTACGCCGACTTCCGTTGCAGAATTTTTAGTTCTCGATCGCGAGTTTCCCCGATCGATTCGCTATTGTATTCGCCAAGCCGAACGATCACTGCATCAAATCACGGGAACGCCTGAAGGAACCTGGAATACCGAAATTGAGCGGTACTTAGGAAAGCTGCGATCGGACTTAGATTACCTTACGATTTCAGATGTAATGGAATCCGGGCTGCATGAATTTCTCGACAATTTACAGCGCCGCACGAACGAAGTTGGCATCAAGCTTTCTGAGACCTTTTTCGCGATGCAGCCTGTAAATTAG
- a CDS encoding circularly permuted type 2 ATP-grasp protein, which produces MKLANYDPGHFYDELFHAPGSPRPEAIPLVDRINSLSLEEIQHRQQAAQIALFKMGVTFNVYRDNQGTEKIFPFDILPRTIAASEWQVLEKGLKQRIYALNQFLADVYGDQKIVRDGVIPADVVYSSQGFLKQCMDLKPPKGIWSHISGVDLVRDRTGEWYILEDNLRCPSGVSYVLEGRRIMKSTLPLVFNRMQIQPVEEYPSHLLETLLNLAPDYIDNPTVVLLTPGIYNSAYFEHSYLAQQMGVELVEGRDLVVSDGYLQMRTTKGLKRVDVIYRRIDDEFIDPLAFRPDSLLGVPGLMEVYRSGRLGLANALGTGVADDKVIYAYVPQMIQYYLGEDAILSNVPTYLCWERSQLDHVLANLDQLVVKSASESGGYGMLIGTQSTQAEREAFAAKIKAAPRNYIAQPTLSLSRVPALMGDEFEGCHVDLRPYILYGEDIYVTPGGLTRVALKKGSLVVNSSQGGGYKDTWVVS; this is translated from the coding sequence GTGAAGCTAGCAAATTATGATCCGGGGCATTTTTACGATGAATTATTCCATGCGCCGGGTTCGCCTCGCCCGGAAGCGATTCCACTCGTCGATCGCATCAATTCACTGTCGCTTGAAGAAATTCAGCATCGGCAGCAGGCGGCTCAGATTGCGCTGTTCAAAATGGGTGTGACTTTCAATGTGTACCGCGACAATCAGGGGACAGAGAAGATCTTTCCGTTTGATATTTTGCCCCGGACGATCGCGGCTTCAGAGTGGCAAGTCCTAGAAAAAGGACTGAAGCAGCGAATTTATGCCCTGAATCAGTTTCTCGCGGATGTTTACGGCGATCAGAAAATTGTCCGTGATGGTGTGATTCCGGCAGATGTGGTGTATTCGTCGCAAGGTTTTCTCAAGCAGTGCATGGATCTCAAGCCCCCCAAAGGCATCTGGTCGCACATTAGCGGCGTGGATTTGGTGCGCGATCGCACTGGAGAGTGGTACATTCTCGAAGACAATTTGCGCTGCCCGTCTGGGGTGTCTTATGTGCTAGAAGGGCGGCGGATTATGAAAAGTACGCTGCCGCTTGTATTTAACCGAATGCAAATTCAGCCCGTCGAAGAGTATCCGAGCCACCTGCTCGAAACTTTGCTGAATCTTGCACCCGATTACATTGATAATCCAACCGTTGTCTTACTCACACCTGGAATTTATAACTCTGCTTATTTTGAGCATTCTTATCTGGCGCAGCAGATGGGCGTGGAACTGGTGGAAGGGCGCGATCTCGTGGTGTCCGATGGCTATCTTCAGATGCGAACCACAAAAGGCTTGAAGCGCGTGGATGTGATTTATCGGCGGATTGATGATGAATTTATTGATCCGTTGGCGTTTCGTCCAGATTCGTTGTTGGGTGTTCCAGGATTGATGGAGGTGTATCGATCGGGGCGCTTGGGGCTGGCAAATGCGCTCGGAACCGGAGTCGCAGACGACAAGGTGATTTACGCTTATGTGCCGCAGATGATTCAGTATTATCTGGGCGAAGATGCGATTCTCTCGAATGTGCCCACGTATCTATGCTGGGAGCGATCGCAGTTAGATCATGTTTTAGCAAATTTGGATCAGTTAGTGGTCAAATCTGCAAGTGAATCGGGCGGGTACGGAATGCTAATCGGAACGCAGTCAACCCAAGCAGAGCGAGAAGCGTTTGCAGCAAAAATTAAAGCGGCTCCACGCAACTATATTGCTCAGCCGACCTTATCTTTATCGCGAGTTCCCGCGTTGATGGGGGATGAGTTTGAGGGCTGTCATGTAGATTTGCGCCCCTACATTCTCTACGGTGAGGATATTTATGTGACTCCGGGAGGATTGACCCGTGTGGCGCTGAAGAAAGGGTCGCTTGTGGTGAATTCATCGCAGGGTGGCGGCTATAAGGATACTTGGGTTGTGAGTTGA
- a CDS encoding zinc ribbon domain-containing protein produces MIAMTYVADLGQGQTLAIENARTQTVITWETKSAGQQQSQQMSLSLGQWSASPIVFRMSFGFILQIESNQRAYYIRLQANSISLLSEVPLMLGAQEIPLRNVAASSMKVSEIKPLEPLRMGNMSMQMEPMQMSMGEMKMSMATSSSSSSAIARYCRNCGREVGDRDRFCSQCGAKLS; encoded by the coding sequence ATGATTGCGATGACTTATGTAGCAGATTTAGGACAAGGACAAACTTTAGCGATCGAGAATGCGAGGACTCAAACTGTGATTACTTGGGAAACCAAGAGCGCAGGACAGCAGCAAAGTCAGCAAATGAGTTTGTCGCTAGGTCAGTGGTCAGCCTCTCCGATCGTGTTTAGAATGTCCTTCGGTTTTATTCTGCAAATTGAGTCGAACCAACGTGCTTATTACATCCGTCTGCAAGCAAATAGCATTAGCTTATTGAGTGAAGTACCCTTGATGCTGGGAGCGCAGGAGATTCCGTTGCGGAATGTTGCAGCTTCTAGCATGAAAGTGTCAGAGATAAAGCCCTTAGAACCGCTCCGAATGGGCAATATGTCGATGCAGATGGAGCCGATGCAGATGAGCATGGGCGAAATGAAGATGAGTATGGCGACTTCTAGCAGTAGTAGTAGTGCGATCGCTCGCTACTGTCGCAACTGTGGCAGAGAGGTAGGAGATCGCGATCGGTTTTGTTCTCAGTGTGGTGCGAAGCTGAGTTAG
- a CDS encoding phage holin family protein, whose amino-acid sequence MLTFLLTMLTTALGLLVVDLVIPGVTIASFPAALIAAVSVGLVNSFVKPVLSLLSLPINILTLGLFSLVVNGMCFWLASLFVPGFAVHGFLAFILAPVVLSFATTFLDRYFVEKGMGALPAKQ is encoded by the coding sequence ATGCTTACCTTTTTGCTCACGATGTTGACCACTGCGCTCGGCTTACTCGTTGTAGATCTGGTGATTCCGGGTGTGACGATCGCAAGCTTCCCTGCTGCGTTGATTGCTGCCGTCTCGGTTGGATTGGTCAATAGTTTCGTTAAGCCTGTGCTTTCTTTGTTGTCTTTGCCGATTAACATCTTGACGCTTGGATTGTTTTCGCTCGTTGTTAACGGGATGTGTTTCTGGCTGGCTTCACTGTTTGTTCCTGGCTTTGCGGTTCACGGGTTCCTTGCATTCATTCTGGCACCTGTGGTTCTGTCTTTTGCTACCACATTCCTCGATCGATACTTTGTGGAGAAAGGGATGGGTGCGTTGCCTGCTAAGCAGTAA
- a CDS encoding YqaE/Pmp3 family membrane protein has translation MQLFRLLLAILLPPVAVFLTYGFSFTLLISIALTLFGWVPGIIHALWAISKADAKLNQPTGSV, from the coding sequence ATGCAACTGTTCCGACTACTCCTCGCCATTCTTCTGCCCCCTGTTGCAGTGTTTCTTACCTATGGTTTTAGCTTTACGCTATTGATCAGCATTGCACTCACACTATTCGGCTGGGTGCCTGGGATTATTCATGCACTGTGGGCAATTTCTAAGGCAGATGCAAAACTCAATCAGCCTACAGGCTCTGTCTAG
- a CDS encoding DUF1232 domain-containing protein, giving the protein MKKVIAQPLYNWYRALLRNSKYRWIVIAGSLLYLVSPIDFATDVIPVLGWIDDGIVVSVLAAEVSQILVEQLKNRKAKASNLDSIAAN; this is encoded by the coding sequence GTGAAAAAAGTCATCGCCCAGCCCCTGTACAACTGGTACCGCGCACTTCTCCGCAACTCTAAATATCGTTGGATTGTGATTGCCGGAAGCTTGCTTTATTTGGTTAGCCCAATTGATTTTGCAACTGATGTAATTCCAGTTCTTGGTTGGATTGATGATGGCATTGTGGTGAGTGTATTAGCAGCCGAAGTCTCTCAGATTCTGGTTGAGCAACTCAAAAACCGCAAAGCTAAAGCGAGCAATCTCGACTCGATCGCAGCTAACTGA
- a CDS encoding pentapeptide repeat-containing protein translates to MTQPIDIQELQQRYEAGERDFSNVDLAEANLEGMNLSAVVFAGANLEGAILRNANLTDADLSSADLSGADLSQATLTGANLSDAMLEGTILESALLDRADLSYADLEVANLAQATLTQADLSQATLSGADLESADLSEADLANAELDHANLADAELEDANLSGANLRDTTLTGTILEGDDPTLAT, encoded by the coding sequence ATGACACAACCGATCGACATTCAAGAATTACAGCAACGCTACGAGGCTGGAGAACGGGACTTCAGCAACGTAGATCTCGCTGAAGCGAACTTAGAAGGCATGAATTTAAGCGCTGTAGTGTTTGCAGGCGCAAACTTAGAAGGAGCGATTTTGCGAAACGCGAATCTGACTGATGCAGACTTGAGTAGCGCTGACTTGAGTGGAGCAGACCTTAGCCAAGCGACTCTCACTGGGGCAAACTTAAGCGATGCAATGTTAGAAGGCACAATTTTAGAAAGTGCACTGCTCGATCGAGCAGATTTGAGCTATGCAGATCTCGAAGTCGCAAATTTAGCTCAAGCAACTTTAACGCAAGCAGACCTCAGCCAGGCAACCCTGAGTGGTGCAGACTTGGAATCTGCTGATTTGAGTGAAGCTGACCTTGCTAATGCTGAACTCGATCACGCAAATCTCGCCGATGCAGAACTAGAAGACGCAAATTTAAGCGGCGCGAATCTGAGAGATACGACGCTCACGGGCACAATTCTAGAGGGCGATGATCCAACCCTTGCGACCTGA
- a CDS encoding Dethiobiotin synthetase, whose amino-acid sequence MDYETARRLLIDHTNVNAADTFLGRLRQGQPPLPGQVTSILLALKVVFDALKDQMVIDRQLATALFLVSSEARQLFNGGLAKSLECPPLLNEDLGRITIAVKSIFSGTWQA is encoded by the coding sequence GTGGATTACGAAACTGCTCGTCGTTTACTCATCGATCACACGAATGTTAACGCTGCTGATACCTTCCTCGGACGGCTAAGGCAGGGTCAACCCCCTTTGCCGGGACAAGTCACTTCGATCTTGCTGGCATTGAAGGTTGTATTTGACGCGCTGAAAGATCAAATGGTAATCGATCGACAGCTAGCGACTGCATTATTTCTTGTTTCGAGTGAAGCAAGACAGTTATTTAACGGCGGACTGGCAAAAAGCTTAGAGTGTCCGCCGTTGCTAAATGAGGATTTAGGAAGAATTACGATCGCGGTAAAAAGCATTTTCTCAGGCACTTGGCAGGCTTAA
- a CDS encoding DUF2267 domain-containing protein: MTITIRDDVVYIMLKKIDESDQGPGPDPVKFTETDFTGIPMTPAEFLGHLDYLNQRQYINAEFSGNAYGNQDDVPNAVNEEEFGFRVANTYGAPDGPLPHLIEFKKAELTQRGRDMLRDMEVNPPKTMQKGQTVPIATKDTPFLEKVALKGGISDLYDARDITEVVFRTMRDMMTNEAVEHVSEELHVPLDEGNPDRTLYTATPLATQVSDLWEDTNPIVHFLSHIRPPLKIKADTFLFRVKQEAGLQPNTTPEQVVSAVFSATKDELSQERIQEVAQFLPDKVRELWEKA, encoded by the coding sequence ATGACGATCACGATCCGCGACGACGTGGTTTACATCATGCTGAAAAAGATTGATGAGAGCGATCAAGGCCCTGGCCCTGATCCAGTAAAGTTTACTGAAACCGACTTTACTGGCATTCCCATGACTCCTGCTGAGTTTCTCGGTCACTTAGACTATCTCAACCAAAGACAGTACATTAACGCTGAATTCTCCGGAAACGCTTACGGCAATCAAGACGACGTGCCGAATGCTGTGAATGAAGAAGAGTTTGGCTTTAGAGTTGCCAATACCTATGGTGCGCCTGATGGCCCATTGCCGCATTTAATTGAGTTCAAAAAGGCGGAACTGACTCAGCGGGGGCGGGATATGCTCCGAGATATGGAAGTCAATCCGCCGAAAACCATGCAAAAGGGGCAAACGGTTCCGATCGCGACCAAAGACACGCCCTTCCTCGAAAAAGTCGCCCTCAAAGGCGGAATTTCTGACCTGTATGATGCTCGCGACATTACCGAAGTGGTCTTCCGTACCATGCGCGACATGATGACCAATGAAGCCGTCGAACATGTCTCCGAAGAGCTGCATGTGCCGCTTGATGAAGGCAACCCCGATCGCACCCTCTACACGGCAACACCCCTTGCAACCCAAGTCTCTGACTTGTGGGAAGATACAAACCCGATCGTGCATTTCCTCAGCCACATTCGTCCGCCTCTGAAAATTAAAGCAGATACATTCTTGTTCCGAGTCAAACAAGAAGCTGGCTTACAACCGAACACTACGCCTGAACAAGTCGTTTCGGCAGTCTTTTCAGCCACCAAAGATGAGCTTTCACAAGAGCGCATTCAAGAAGTTGCACAGTTCTTGCCCGATAAGGTTCGGGAACTGTGGGAAAAAGCGTAG
- a CDS encoding YbjN domain-containing protein translates to MTNYQQTLETSGANTAALGSEAIASVDLIQVIETVISSLDQTDSAMVSHTEGEGGYVWKFKYGSVETFVQLTGTTDEDTLTAWASVLKLPVQNEAQLTRKLLEMNWLTTLEAHFAIFNDQIAVVSSRTVADLSPGEISRLITLVATIADEKDDALRAEFGSA, encoded by the coding sequence ATGACGAACTATCAACAAACTTTGGAAACTTCTGGCGCAAACACAGCCGCGCTGGGCAGTGAAGCGATCGCTAGCGTTGACCTGATTCAAGTGATCGAAACGGTGATCAGCAGCTTAGACCAGACCGATAGCGCAATGGTTAGCCACACTGAAGGTGAAGGTGGTTATGTTTGGAAGTTCAAATATGGCAGCGTAGAAACCTTCGTGCAGTTGACTGGTACAACTGATGAAGATACGTTGACTGCGTGGGCGAGTGTTCTAAAGCTACCTGTGCAGAATGAGGCGCAATTAACGCGCAAATTGCTGGAGATGAATTGGTTAACGACGCTGGAGGCGCACTTTGCGATCTTTAACGATCAAATCGCAGTGGTTTCTTCGCGCACGGTTGCAGACTTATCACCGGGTGAGATTTCTCGATTAATTACGCTTGTGGCGACGATCGCAGACGAAAAGGACGATGCTTTACGAGCAGAGTTTGGCAGCGCTTAA
- a CDS encoding Orange carotenoid protein has product MSYAIDSQSENTKRALSMFQRYDIDTQLALLWYGYLDIKDELTPAPPATADNLAHILYGEIKALPQEQQLQAQRDILSGADSEFGKTYSAMSNSARIEVWLLLGQGMESGEIINVPSDYKLPQQTHEFSDFISGLSFEERVGFMQAGVQRMGTTSKA; this is encoded by the coding sequence ATGTCTTACGCAATTGATTCTCAAAGCGAAAATACTAAGCGCGCGTTATCAATGTTTCAACGCTACGACATCGACACTCAGCTTGCATTACTGTGGTATGGCTATCTAGACATCAAAGATGAGCTAACACCTGCTCCCCCTGCAACTGCGGATAATCTTGCTCATATCCTTTATGGTGAAATCAAGGCTCTTCCCCAAGAACAGCAACTGCAAGCACAACGCGATATTCTCAGCGGCGCAGACAGCGAATTTGGAAAGACTTATAGTGCAATGAGCAACAGTGCGCGAATTGAAGTCTGGCTGCTTTTAGGACAGGGCATGGAAAGCGGCGAGATCATTAACGTTCCTTCAGACTACAAACTGCCACAACAAACCCATGAATTTAGCGATTTTATTTCTGGGCTGAGCTTTGAAGAACGAGTTGGATTCATGCAAGCCGGAGTACAACGCATGGGTACAACATCGAAAGCATAA
- a CDS encoding lipoate--protein ligase family protein: protein MNEWRLIPIIQAPGQLQMAIDTWLLEQHRSGSHPPTLRFYTWSPTAISLGYHQRHYPDAWQSLAWNGGAIDLVRRPSGGRAVLHQGDLTYAVIMSGLGQKRMQAYQAICEFLIQGWKRLGIQLQYGDAGRGYIHNPNCFGTATGADLITLDGIKLIGSAQLRREDAILQHGSMQIQTDVELFEQVFGQPLTLLELTVSIETIVETLIDAARDCFGIDFTIQPLTELEWNQITELL from the coding sequence ATGAATGAGTGGCGGTTGATTCCCATAATTCAAGCTCCTGGACAATTGCAAATGGCGATCGATACCTGGTTGCTAGAGCAGCATCGATCTGGCTCACATCCACCCACTTTGCGCTTTTATACTTGGTCGCCCACCGCCATCTCACTCGGCTATCATCAGCGCCATTATCCTGATGCTTGGCAGTCTTTGGCTTGGAATGGAGGTGCGATCGACCTTGTGCGCCGTCCAAGCGGAGGTCGAGCCGTGTTGCATCAGGGTGATTTGACTTACGCTGTGATTATGTCTGGCTTGGGGCAGAAGCGAATGCAGGCATATCAAGCGATTTGTGAGTTTCTCATTCAGGGATGGAAGCGGTTAGGCATTCAGCTACAGTACGGGGACGCAGGACGGGGATATATTCATAATCCCAACTGTTTTGGGACTGCGACAGGGGCAGATTTGATCACACTTGACGGGATTAAATTGATTGGAAGTGCTCAGTTGCGGCGAGAGGATGCGATTTTGCAGCATGGCTCAATGCAGATTCAAACAGACGTGGAATTGTTTGAGCAAGTGTTTGGTCAACCATTAACGTTATTGGAGTTAACAGTTTCGATCGAGACGATCGTAGAGACGCTAATTGATGCTGCAAGGGATTGTTTTGGAATTGATTTTACAATTCAGCCTTTAACAGAATTGGAATGGAATCAGATTACTGAACTTCTTTGA
- a CDS encoding molybdenum cofactor guanylyltransferase: MNHSLSAIVLAGGKSSRMGRDKALIEVDGVPLLKRTCDAARHCTDLIYIVTSWCDRYQSIVSGVQWIQETSPRSPLIAFSEALTQVSTDWVLLLACDLPRLEGEALKECTTQLSDVPIVVARSQEGWEPLCGFYRRDRLSSLQSYIAGGKRSFQEWLDSETVQELQLRDRQMLLNCNTPDDLKEVQ, translated from the coding sequence ATGAATCATTCTCTAAGTGCGATCGTTCTTGCAGGCGGCAAAAGTTCCCGCATGGGACGCGATAAAGCGTTGATTGAGGTAGATGGCGTTCCATTGCTAAAACGAACTTGTGATGCAGCAAGGCACTGTACTGATTTGATTTATATCGTGACTTCTTGGTGCGATCGCTATCAATCAATTGTTTCAGGGGTGCAGTGGATTCAAGAAACAAGCCCACGATCGCCCCTGATTGCCTTTTCTGAAGCTCTAACGCAAGTTTCAACGGACTGGGTGTTACTGCTGGCTTGTGATTTACCTCGATTAGAAGGTGAAGCACTTAAAGAATGCACGACACAACTTTCCGACGTGCCTATTGTGGTCGCGAGAAGCCAGGAAGGATGGGAGCCTTTGTGTGGATTTTATCGCCGCGATCGACTCTCCAGCTTGCAAAGCTACATTGCGGGAGGAAAGCGATCGTTTCAGGAGTGGCTTGATTCTGAAACGGTGCAGGAATTACAGCTTCGAGATCGGCAAATGCTCTTAAACTGTAATACTCCGGATGATCTCAAAGAAGTTCAGTAA
- a CDS encoding TIGR02588 family protein produces MPQAKRETRSPAEWITFGIASSILGTIAGLVIYVWVSERYEPAAISIEQREIRNTNGKFYVPFEVTNTGGETVESVQVVAELKAGDRVLESGDQQIDFLSRGEKEEGAFVFQRDPRQGQLVVRVASYKIP; encoded by the coding sequence ATGCCACAAGCAAAACGAGAAACTCGATCGCCTGCTGAATGGATCACGTTTGGAATTGCGAGCAGCATTTTGGGCACGATCGCTGGCTTGGTGATTTATGTGTGGGTTAGCGAGCGCTATGAACCTGCCGCCATTTCAATCGAACAGCGTGAGATTCGTAATACGAATGGGAAATTTTATGTCCCCTTTGAAGTGACGAATACAGGCGGTGAAACTGTAGAATCAGTGCAAGTGGTTGCAGAATTAAAGGCGGGCGATCGCGTTTTAGAATCGGGTGACCAGCAGATTGATTTCTTATCGAGGGGTGAGAAGGAAGAAGGTGCATTTGTGTTTCAGCGCGATCCGCGTCAGGGTCAATTAGTTGTCCGAGTCGCAAGCTATAAAATTCCGTGA